A section of the Larus michahellis chromosome 1, bLarMic1.1, whole genome shotgun sequence genome encodes:
- the LOC141739438 gene encoding histone H3, producing MARTKQTARKSTGGKAPRKQLATKAARKSAPATGGVKKPHRYRPGTVALREIRRYQKSTELLIRKLPFQRLVREIAQDFKTDLRFQSSAVMALQEASEAYLVGLFEDTNLCAIHAKRVTIMPKDIQLARRIRGERA from the coding sequence ATGGCACGCACAAAGCAGACAGCGCGTAAGTCGACAGGCGGGAAGGCGCCCCGCAAGCAGCTGGCCACCAAGGCGGCCCGCAAGAGCGCGCCGGCCACGGGCGGCGTGAAGAAGCCGCACCGCTACCGGCCCGGCACGGTGGCGCTGCGCGAGATCCGGCGCTACCAGAAGTCGACGGAGCTGCTGATCCGCAAGCTGCCCTTCCAGCGCCTGGTGCGCGAGATCGCGCAGGACTTCAAGACCGACCTGCGCTTCCAGAGCTCGGCCGTCATGGCGCTGCAGGAGGCCAGCGAGGCCTACCTGGTGGGGCTCTTCGAGGACACCAACCTCTGCGCCATCCACGCCAAGCGTGTCACCATCATGCCCAAGGACATCCAGCTGGCCCGACGCATCCGCGGTGAACGTGCATAA
- the LOC141739443 gene encoding histone H2A type 2-C, protein MSGRGKQGGKARAKAKSRSSRAGLQFPVGRVHRLLRKGNYAERVGAGAPVYLAAVLEYLTAEILELAGNAARDNKKTRIIPRHLQLAIRNDEELNKLLGKVTIAQGGVLPNIQAVLLPKKTESHKAKSK, encoded by the coding sequence ATGTCCGGCCGCGGGAAGCAGGGCGGGAAGGCGCGGGCCAAGGCCAAGTCGCGCTCGTCGCGGGCCGGGCTGCAGTTCCCCGTGGGCCGCGTGCACCGTCTGCTGCGCAAGGGCAACTACGCGGAGCGGGTGGGCGCCGGCGCGCCGGTGTACCTGGCGGCCGTGCTGGAGTACCTAACGGCCGAGATCCTGGAGCTGGCGGGCAACGCGGCCCGCGACAACAAGAAGACGCGCATCATCCCCCGCCACCTGCAGCTGGCCATCCGCAACGACGAGGAGCTCAACAAGCTGCTGGGCAAGGTGACGATCGCGCAGGGCGGGGTGCTGCCCAACATCCAGGCCGTGCTGCTGCCCAAGAAGACCGAGAGTCACAAGGCCAAGAGCAAGTAA
- the LOC141739448 gene encoding histone H4, translated as MSGRGKGGKGLGKGGAKRHRKVLRDNIQGITKPAIRRLARRGGVKRISGLIYEETRGVLKVFLENVIRDAVTYTEHAKRKTVTAMDVVYALKRQGRTLYGFGG; from the coding sequence ATGTCTGGCAGAGGTAAAGGCGGGAAGGGGCTCGGCAAGGGGGGCGCCAAGCGCCACCGCAAGGTGCTGCGCGACAACATCCAGGGCATCACCAAGCCGGCCATCCGCCGCCTGGCTCGGCGCGGCGGCGTCAAGCGCATCTCGGGGCTCATCTACGAGGAGACGCGCGGCGTTCTCAAGGTCTTTCTGGAGAACGTGATCCGCGACGCCGTCACCTACACCGAGCACGCTAAGAGGAAGACGGTCACGGCCATGGACGTGGTGTACGCTCTCAAGCGACAGGGGCGCACCCTCTACGGCTTCGGCGGCTAA
- the LOC141739449 gene encoding histone H1.01 has translation MSETAPAAAPDAPAPGAKAAAKKPKKAAGGSKARKPAGPSVTELITKAVSASKERKGLSLAALKKALAAGGYDVEKNNSRIKLGLKSLVSKGTLVQTKGTGASGSFRLNKKPGEVKEKAPKKRTAAAKSKKPAAKKPASAAKKPKKAAAVKKSPKKAKKPAATAAKKAAKSPKKAAKAGRPKKAAKSPAKAKAVKPKAAKPKAAKPKAAKAKKAAPKKK, from the coding sequence ATGTCCGAgaccgctcccgccgccgcccccgatGCGCCCGCGCCCGGCGCCAAGGCCGCCGCCAAGAAGCCGAAGAAAGCGGCGGGCGGCTCCAAAGCCCGCAAACCCGCCGGCCCCAGCGTCACCGAGCTGATCACCAAGGCCGTCTCCGCCTCCAAGGAGCGCAAGGGGCTCTCTCTCGCCGCGCTCAAGAAGGCGCTGGCCGCCGGCGGCTACGATGTGGAGAAGAACAACAGCCGTATCAAGCTGGGGCTCAAGAGCCTCGTCAGTAAGGGCACGCTGGTGCAGACCAAGGGCACCGGCGCCTCCGGCTCCTTCCGCCTCAACAAGAAGCCCGGAGAAGTGAAGGAAAAAGCCCCCAAGAAGCGGACAGCTGCGGCCAAGTCCAAGAAGCCGGCGGCTAAGAAGCCCGCCAGCGCTGCCAAGAAGCCCAAGAAAGCTGCAGCCGTgaagaaaagccccaaaaagGCCAAGAAACCGGCGGCTACCGCGGCTAAGAAGGCGGCCAAGAGCCCCAAGAAAGCAGCCAAAGCAGGTCGCCCcaaaaaggcagcaaagagccCGGCCAAGGCGAAGGCGGTGAAGCCAAAAGCAGCCAAGCCGAAGGCGGCCAAGCCCAAAGCAGCCAAGGCGAAGAAAGCAGCACCCAAAAAGAAGTAA
- the LOC141739455 gene encoding histone H2A-IV codes for MSGRGKQGGKARAKAKSRSSRAGLQFPVGRVHRLLRKGNYAERVGAGAPVYLAAVLEYLTAEILELAGNAARDNKKTRIIPRHLQLAIRNDEELNKLLGKVTIAQGGVLPNIQAVLLPKKTDSHKAKAK; via the coding sequence ATGTCCGGCCGCGGGAAGCAGGGCGGGAAGGCGCGGGCCAAGGCCAAGTCGCGCTCGTCGCGGGCCGGGCTGCAGTTCCCCGTGGGCCGCGTGCACCGTCTGCTGCGCAAGGGCAACTACGCGGAGCGGGTGGGCGCCGGCGCGCCGGTGTACCTGGCGGCCGTGCTGGAGTACCTGACGGCCGAGATCCTGGAGCTGGCGGGCAACGCGGCCCGCGACAACAAGAAGACGCGCATCATCCCCCGCCACCTGCAGCTGGCCATCCGCAACGACGAGGAGCTCAACAAGCTGCTGGGCAAGGTGACGATCGCGCAGGGCGGGGTGCTGCCCAACATCCAGGCCGTGCTGCTGCCCAAGAAGACCGACAGCCACAAGGCTAAAGCCAAGTGA
- the LOC141739450 gene encoding histone H2B 1/2/3/4/6-like isoform X2 → MGVALLTSTSVAVCCLCGVRESLAFVAMPEPAKSAPAPKKGSKKAVTKTQKKGDKKRKKSRKESYSIYVYKVLKQVHPDTGISSKAMGIMNSFVNDIFERIAGEASRLAHYNKRSTITSREIQTAVRLLLPGELAKHAVSEGTKAVTKYTSSKKHHACRP, encoded by the exons ATGGGGGTAGCGCTTCTCACTTCGACGTCGGTAGCTGTTTGTTGCCTTTGCGGCGTTCGTGAGAGCCTTGCATTTGTTGCGATGCCTGAGCCGGCCAAGTCCGCTCCCGCGCCCAAGAAGGGCTCCAAGAAAGCGGTGACCAAGACGCAGAAGAAGGGCGACAAGAAGCGCAAGAAGAGCCGCAAGGAGAGCTATTCCATCTACGTGTAcaaggtgctgaagcaggtgcACCCCGACACGGGCATCTCGTCCAAGGCCATGGGCATCATGAACTCCTTCGTCAACGACATCTTCGAGCGCATCGCCGGCGAGGCCTCGCGCCTGGCGCACTACAACAAGCGCTCCACCATCACCTCGCGGGAGATCCAGACGGCCGTGCGGCTCCTGCTGCCCGGCGAGCTGGCCAAGCACGCCGTCTCCGAGGGCACCAAGGCCGTCACCAAGTACACCAGCTCCAA GAAGCATCACGCTTGCAGGCCCTGA
- the LOC141739450 gene encoding histone H2B 1/2/3/4/6-like isoform X1, whose translation MGVALLTSTSVAVCCLCGVRESLAFVAMPEPAKSAPAPKKGSKKAVTKTQKKGDKKRKKSRKESYSIYVYKVLKQVHPDTGISSKAMGIMNSFVNDIFERIAGEASRLAHYNKRSTITSREIQTAVRLLLPGELAKHAVSEGTKAVTKYTSSNSRVQATVCFHVEGRPVDLESTAPGVKPQLGKQITLFSSPLTRQ comes from the exons ATGGGGGTAGCGCTTCTCACTTCGACGTCGGTAGCTGTTTGTTGCCTTTGCGGCGTTCGTGAGAGCCTTGCATTTGTTGCGATGCCTGAGCCGGCCAAGTCCGCTCCCGCGCCCAAGAAGGGCTCCAAGAAAGCGGTGACCAAGACGCAGAAGAAGGGCGACAAGAAGCGCAAGAAGAGCCGCAAGGAGAGCTATTCCATCTACGTGTAcaaggtgctgaagcaggtgcACCCCGACACGGGCATCTCGTCCAAGGCCATGGGCATCATGAACTCCTTCGTCAACGACATCTTCGAGCGCATCGCCGGCGAGGCCTCGCGCCTGGCGCACTACAACAAGCGCTCCACCATCACCTCGCGGGAGATCCAGACGGCCGTGCGGCTCCTGCTGCCCGGCGAGCTGGCCAAGCACGCCGTCTCCGAGGGCACCAAGGCCGTCACCAAGTACACCAGCTCCAA cagcagagtgcaggccacagtttgctttcatgtggaggggcgtccagtagacttggaatcgactgccccaggggtgaaACCACAGCTGGGTAAACAAATAACTTTATTCTCTAGTCCCCTGACCAGACAGTGA
- the LOC141737739 gene encoding histone H2B 1/2/3/4/6, with the protein MPEPAKSAPAPKKGSKKAVTKTQKKGDKKRKKSRKESYSIYVYKVLKQVHPDTGISSKAMGIMNSFVNDIFERIAGEASRLAHYNKRSTITSREIQTAVRLLLPGELAKHAVSEGTKAVTKYTSSK; encoded by the coding sequence ATGCCTGAGCCGGCCAAGTCCGCTCCCGCGCCCAAGAAGGGCTCCAAGAAAGCGGTGACCAAGACGCAGAAGAAGGGCGACAAGAAGCGCAAGAAGAGCCGCAAGGAGAGCTACTCCATCTACGTGTAcaaggtgctgaagcaggtgcACCCCGACACGGGCATCTCGTCCAAGGCCATGGGCATCATGAACTCCTTCGTCAACGACATCTTCGAGCGCATCGCCGGCGAGGCCTCGCGCCTGGCGCACTACAACAAGCGCTCCACCATCACCTCGCGGGAGATCCAGACGGCCGTGCGGCTCCTGCTGCCTGGCGAGCTGGCCAAGCACGCCGTCTCTGAGGGCACCAAAGCTGTCACAAAATACACCAGTTCCAAGTAA
- the LOC141737740 gene encoding histone H2B 1/2/3/4/6 has translation MPEPAKSAPAPKKGSKKAVTKTQKKGDKKRKKSRKESYSIYVYKVLKQVHPDTGISSKAMGIMNSFVNDIFERIAGEASRLAHYNKRSTITSREIQTAVRLLLPGELAKHAVSEGTKAVTKYTSSK, from the coding sequence ATGCCTGAGCCGGCCAAGTCCGCTCCCGCGCCCAAGAAGGGCTCCAAGAAAGCGGTGACCAAGACGCAGAAGAAGGGCGACAAGAAGCGCAAGAAGAGCCGCAAGGAGAGCTACTCCATCTACGTGTAcaaggtgctgaagcaggtgcACCCCGACACGGGCATCTCGTCCAAGGCCATGGGCATCATGAACTCCTTCGTCAACGACATCTTCGAGCGCATCGCCGGCGAGGCCTCGCGCCTGGCGCACTACAACAAGCGCTCCACCATCACCTCGCGGGAGATCCAGACGGCCGTGCGGCTCCTGCTGCCCGGCGAGCTGGCCAAGCACGCCGTCTCCGAGGGCACCAAGGCTGTCACCAAGTACACCAGCTCCAAGTAA